The DNA window CCTTTTCAATCCGGAAACCATGAACGCATTTGGCGTTGTTAATCAACAGTTCCGAGTGGATATTGTTTCGGCTGGATTTAGCGACTGGTTTGACAATTCTTCATCGGCTGGGGTACTAGCCAATATTTTAGCTCCAACTGTCTCCCCCGATCGGTGGACTAGCACCACATTCGATTTAAGTGCATGGGCAGGTCAAACAGTGCGATTGGCTTTTCGGGAAGTTGACAACCAAAATTTTTTCCAGGCTGGTGTTGATAATGTGAAAATTAGTTCTACTCCTAACCAGGCAGTTCCCGAACCCGCTTCTACACTTGGTTTGCTAGCGCTTGGTGCAATGGGTGTAGGTTCGACGCTGAAGCGTAAAGAGCAAAAAAATGCAGGCTAACAAGTTGTAACAAAACTGTCAAACCATCAAAACGTAATCCGTGCTTTTCTTAAGGAAAGCGCGGCTACTTTTTTTGGATGCTGTGGTACTTAGAAACCAAGTTTCTGGGGTGTCTGAGTAGAGAATGTCATAGACGATCGCTCGCTAAAATTGGTTGTAAGTTATACCAATTTAAGATGACTTTGCCGAGAATTAACTCTCCTAAATTTTCAGGATAACGGTGCGTTACGCTTTGCTAACACACCCTACTTTTCATTCTATGCAGCTTC is part of the Oscillatoria sp. FACHB-1406 genome and encodes:
- a CDS encoding PEP-CTERM sorting domain-containing protein, giving the protein MATATMMKKLSLATAGAALMALGATVKAANAASIVNGGFETGNFSGWTVVNQAFSSGNFFNTAGGSAPLSGIPISGASEGTRYAVTDQGGGGSHVLFQDIFLEAGSQYQLSFDWFAQTSIPLFNPETMNAFGVVNQQFRVDIVSAGFSDWFDNSSSAGVLANILAPTVSPDRWTSTTFDLSAWAGQTVRLAFREVDNQNFFQAGVDNVKISSTPNQAVPEPASTLGLLALGAMGVGSTLKRKEQKNAG